Part of the Cyprinus carpio isolate SPL01 chromosome A12, ASM1834038v1, whole genome shotgun sequence genome, GTTTCAGTTCTCAGTTGtatgctaaaaatatattttatttaatcaggtGTGCATTACTGTACCAGACTGGGAAGTTTCCTCTATATCTGTGTTCTCAGGTATTCCAATATATGACAAGGATATATCCAGCTGTACCTTTACCGtgcaagagaaagagaaatttTCCTGTTAACATAAATTATAAGTTGATACTTAATTTGCACACATAGCCTCATACATACCTCTGgggtaaaaatgtatttgtataaaaaaaaataatgtctcaTATATGTGTTGATGAAATAGAACACAATATATTTCACTTGCTCCAAACTGAAAAGGTCAATACTGAAAGAAGGTCTcggtgtttaattattttataatttaacactaatttttgaaatattatataacatgatGGACTGTTTAAAACTAACAAATTGGGAtggaatgtttaaaataattaataaaggtAAACCTTTCGATCTCTGGTATGGAATTGCTCTTCTCAATCTCTTCCATATCACTGTGTTTCAGATCTGTCCTAGAAAAGCAATCTTTTATGGATTATAAGAGTTTATGGATATTCGTGTCTGAATATGCTCAAACTGAACTGGATTTTGTTTGGGACCTAACGTTACCATAACAGCACCCTTGCTCTTGGAGGCTGGGGGACCTAAAAACCGATACAATATTCTTGAAATGACTATTTATTACTGATATCTAGATGTAATTTATAGCGTTTAACCTAATGTTCTCGAATGGCTTCATTTCTCCCCCTAGCAGTCTCTGAAAACGGAAAACGGCTCTATAAAATATTGATCTAAACCACATGTATGAGTTGCATCGTATCCTAgcaactgatgtttttttttttttttcttccgaaaAACCTCCACCAACCACTGATCAGCGCCACGAAAACTTCACACGAGGGTGCacgctatgatttttttttttcaatattaaagtaaacaataaaaaataggaaTAAGCTGAAATTATTGTCTTTATTACATGTGTTTTCTACGAATcaagaaataaactcattaaaaaaaaaaaacgttggaGAACTTTTATTTTCACCCTGCGATTTAGAGGAAGTGATGCAATGTATCAGACCAGCACTAAAGAGTTTAAAACCATACGTTATTTAAATCGATAACAACAAATGTCCAAAAAGGTATGCGTGCTACAAACAAAAACGTTTCATCATACGTGAGGGCCTGTCtatacacacttttattttgatagacaATACTTTTTCCTGTAGTGTCAGTGTTCACATATTCTACGGTTCTTCCTGTTTCCCGGCCGGAGTGGAGGTTTGTTTGTGGTTGCAAAGAAAATCACtaacacaaacatattttaatacacatttgtAACAGTGAGGTAGCGAAAACGTTGTCGTATTGCTTATGACATATAGTTATAACACACTgtaatttatactgtaaaaaaggcCTATGTTTTGACGTTTGTAGCCCGCTTGCTAGGCTTTACCTAGCATCGAAGCTAACCCTTATTCAAAGCGCCATGGTTGCTTgaaattaatgaacaaataatattttactctAAAAAAGTGATAAGATTTTAATGACTGTTAAAGCGtctttattgtttgtttcattataaaaaagTGAATCAAATAAGTAAAAATGAGATCGCTTTCGTTAGCCAGcattaaaatatcagaaaatcTAAAATTCGTGAGTTCAGTGACAGTAAGTTGTTTCTGTGTAAATCATCTCATTATTGTTATCGTTCACCATTTAGTTTTGGGAGAACAGAGTAATATTTTGACTATGTCAAGCCAATTTTAGGCCACTTAGGTAGATATTATCTATGAAAAATCTCTTTACAGTGTATTGTTTGATAATATCAGTACTGATGACTGTCTTACTTAAAGTGATAGTGCATCCCCAAAATTATGTGttcaatcatttactcaccctcatgttattcatCCATATGACTTGCTTTTCTGTAGAGCACAAAAGGAAATGTTATGCAAAATGTTTGGAAGTGACAGTGTCAGCCATCATTTACTTTAAACTGCATGTTTATTTCCACACAATGAAACTGAATGATGATTGAGGCTGTCATTGTGCCATTTGCGTTCCACGAAAAAACataagccatacaggtttggaacaacatgagggagagtaaatgatgacagttttatgCTATCTGTCTACATTTAATTTGTCTGTGATTAAGGtcttaatgatataataataatcgGTTTAAAGTTGAGTCTAACACTACGTGAATTTTGTAGGGAAGCATGTCTGGCACAGGGGGTGGGAAGCGCCCCTCAGGAGGGGATAGTCCCCCTGGCCCTCctgaaaaaaaactgaagaaagagGAGAAGACTACCACTACGCTCATCGAGCCCATCCGCATTGGAGGAGTTTCTTCTACGGTTCGTTTAATGTTGCTATCATgactttactatcacttttgatcaaattattgcatccttgctaaataaaagtaacttTTCAACGTTAGTATATATTTCAGTCACAACCTTGAAAACCTCTGTAGACAAGATTGACTTCTCCACATTGTCTGTTGAAGCTTCTGTAATTTTGCCCCAAATTGTCTTTTGCAGGAGGAAATGGACATGAAGGTTATTCAGTTCAAGAACAAGAAGCTCTGCGAACGCCTTGAACAAAGACAGGCTTTGGAGGATGAGTTGAGGGAGAAGATTGAGAAGCTGGAGAAGAGGCAGGCAACTGATGACACCACCCTGCTTATTGTCAACCGCTGCTGGACTCAGGTTCGCAACTATTCTATTGCTTTAGCACATAAAATGAGTAGCAAAACAGGCATATTTGAACACTCTGTTCTCACAGCTTGAGGAAAATATCCATGAACTGCTGCAATGTGTGGAGCCTAAGGATGCCCCGGCACCAGTCCAGACCCCTGCCACCCCTCCTGTTCCAGACGTCCCTGTTCCTGCTGCTGCCCCATCATCTGCTCCTGAACCTTCTGCTCCTTTGCCAGCTCCAATAGAAGGTGAGGATGGCCTCCCCCAGCCTCCACTTTCAGCTGAGGTGGTGGAAGAAGAAAAGCAACAACCAGTGCAAGAAAAGGAACAGACACAGGAGCAAGAGCAGCAACAGCAGCTTCCTGACTCTGAGAAGGAACCTATGGAGGATGGAATTCCCGGTAAACATGCAAGGAGTTAGACTCCAATACACTGTACATATATAtctacaaatatgtaaaataaagcatttttagaaTTGTACAAAAGGTTGTTACCatggttaaaaaataaactgtcaatcaaacaacaaaagcatGTTGTAGATTGAGTACAACAGGGTTTTTATATCATGTTgatattaatagtttatttagttatcacattaaccctgtaaagcctactgtttcatattaatatgcacattttcaaaactttatgaaaaagCTGTTGTACTCAATCTACTGCATgcttctgttgtctgattgataATTGAttcttttttagcaagtaaaaggcatTTTGTACAATTCTAAAAATGTCCTCTTTCAGGTCATGGTAgatgtgtctttttgctgtgaaatttgTACTAATTTTTATGAACCAAATGttagaataacttttatatcGTTAGTAATATTTCAGGATGTATTCAGAATTCCATCTTATCTTTTTATGTCTCtaacaaattgcatatttttgctcagggtctctgaataaaattgaggtgtcttttttttcttcgaGTATAAATTCTTTATCctcatattatcatattttataagCCATAAAAAATTCTAATGTATCAAATCTGATACTCAAGAAACAACACTtgcaaattatttttgatttgaagAAATGATTCGATTTTTCTGATTAGTATTTCACATTTCAGTCTTTAcagcaggggtcaccaaactcagtcctagagggccggtgtcctggagagtttagttccaaccctaatcaaacacacctgaaccagctaatcaaggtcttactaggtatacttgaaacttccaggcagatGTGTTGatgcaagttggagctaaactctccaggACACAGACCCTCCAGGACCAAAGGatcaaaattgaaatataaaacattaatgcatCTTGTGTCTTTTAGCTGCTAGGCCATACAGAAACTGTTCATAGCAGCTTTTACAATTCACATTCATATTGTTtttggtctatttttattttttgtccctcCACCTCCACCACCTCTCAGCGAGAGTGCAAAGGCTTTCCTGGCCACTCTGGATAACAGCAGTGAGGAGGAGCTCACACTGCATCTACAGGACAGGATGCAGTTCAGCAAGGGTGCTGTGGCCTGCATGGTCTGCATATTTGACCGTCTGCATACCACCATTGATGAGCTGTGTGCCCGAGTGCAGTCAGCTGGTAAAATAAGAATTAATTTTGTGTGATTCTCAAAGCACAAACtgtttattatagaaaaaaaagcaTCTCTAAAAGTTTTAGTTTGATCACCGTCTAAACAAACACTACACTAAACTTTTGCTCTTTGTTCTTATCAGTTTGTGACGATGACAGTCAGCGAGAGATTATTGCAACAAATCGCACACTTCTAGAGGAACATATTCGACTGCAAGATCTTGCTTACTCCCTTCAAGGGAAACACCACAAAATGTCATTGGAGGTATCTGTTTACCTAGTTTTGTTTGACcttattctatttatatttattaaatgttaatgctaccgttcaaaagtttgggatcagtgttttaatgtgttcacattcaattgattaaaagtaaagGCTGTGTTACAGTAACattccattttttgttttaacattctattaatcaaagactCCTGActctcttctgggtctgttgtgagtgcgttcacaataacgcagtgacgccgctgacgtacgacgctgctgacgtgttttcttgtgtgcccaataacaaagataacatgtcagcagcgtcgtatgtcagcggcgtcactgtagtgttgtgaacgcactcacaacagacccggaagagaagacaatgctgaataaataaagtttttgttatttttggaccaaaatgtattttcgatgcttcagtaaattctaacggaccctctgatgtcacatggagtactttgatgatgtttttattacctttctggacatggacagtataccgtacatacattttcagtggagggtcagaaagctcttggactaaatctaaaatatcttaaactgtgttccaaagattaacggaggtcttaagggtttggaacgacatgagggtgagtcattaatgacataattttcatttttgggtgaactaaccctttaaaataaaaaaaaataaaaataaatcttaccaaccccaaacttttgaacggaagtGTATATAAAAACCCTTTTTTAAGTATTAGTATAAAACTCCCTATCCCAGTTTTAAAGATGTGTGTCTGTGCTTCCACAGTATAATGAATTGATTGACAAAGTTACAAGTTCAGAGACTAAAGTGTCTGAGATGGAAACAGCTGTGGAGGATCTGCAGTGGGACATTGAAAAACTTCGTAAGAGAGAGCAGAAGCTGAATAAACACCTAGCGGAAGCTCTGGAGCAGGTCAGCTTTTCCATCGACTCAGAAATAAAACgtatattttcagtttctatGCAATGTATTTCTTTTGCAGTTCATTGCATGTGTTGTTTGCATGCCTATCAGTATTTCCTTTGAGAAAGGAAACTGTACTGCAGGattttatacagtcaaatatttaCAGTAGACACAGTGAACCAGAGAAACATACAGgcaaaatatgtaatttgatACAATATTATAATGCTGTGATGTTAATCTGTTTGTGGTTCGAATATGGGGAgtattaatacaaatgtatttttttatgtattatgttttgttgatttcttgaacatgtattcattttttagttttttttttattccaaatcaGCTTAATACCGGTTACCATGCCACTGGCAGTTCAGGTGGATTACCAGGAGGTCAAATCACACTAAGTATACAGAAGGTAAAGTGTgaaattttagtattatttctatactactatagtatttattaatattttgaatttgcttttttttcatgtttcttttaaagtaattttatgtgctatttgtcatttttgttagtttttagtttgaactatttagctttcatttaattttaagttttagtaattgtagtacttaaacttatttaaattagttgccaaggcaatatttttaatttccaattaatattttaaagtacctCAAAAATGGTTACCTAAAACTACTATATGtagttatacaaaaatatttgtttattccaATGATGTAGACCTGATTCCAGTCTGTCATTGTACATCAGATTGTCTAATAAGTATTTCTCTActctcagtttgagtctctgaatgcCGAACTGGAGCAGAACCAAGAACTTGCCAACAGCCGCATGGCAGAACTTGAGAAACTCCAGCAAGAGCTACAGGAAGCTGTTCGGGAGAGCGAGAAATTAAAGGTGGTAGAGTTTACTGAGAATACAACATCATCTCAAACTTCCCAGTAATGACCCCATTGCATTATTTGATGAGAATAGTTTTCTTTCATGTCTCAACGTATTTCCTGTTGAAGCAGGAAGCTGGGTGAGGGCATATCAAagggattttatttttcatgatgcaTTACTGACCTCTGTATCTCTGTAGATGGATCTGAGGAATATACCAGAGGATGTGTTGAAGGAGACGCCAGAGTACAAGTGCCTCCAATCACAGTTCTCTCTGCTGTACAATGAGTCTCTGAGTGTGAAGACCCAGCTGGATGAAGCCAGAGCGCTGCTGCTTACAGCCAAAAACGCTCACCTGCGGCAGATAGAGCACATGGAAGTAAGAGAGATGACAGAACAGAAATGATTGCTTATAGTTCTGAGTATGTTTTTTCTGAATGTTTGAATGTCATTCTCTCTGTTTGTAGAGTGATGAGTTGTCGCTTCAGAAAAAGCTACGCACTGAGGTCATCCAGCTAGAGGACACGCTGGCCCAGGTGCGCAAGGAATATGAAATGCTACGGATCGAGTTTGAACAGAATCTTGCAGCCAATGAGCAAGCAGGTAGCATCAATCATacaagtgattttattttatccattttgGTTGACATGCCTTAAGGGTTAGGTGGGATTCCTTAGTGGTGAATTTCCCAAGGCCCATTTGTTTTACAGTCACCATGGCTGCAGCAGTCTGTGGGGGTGGTGTATCCTGTCATCACTTCTCCTCTTCATTGTTTTGGCTGGGGTTTACGTTTTACTAAGCATCGTAAACCAAGACGTTTGAATGACTATAAGGATCACTATCTCTCTcttggttttttttctttaaatatttcctCTCTCATTCACTTCAGGCCCAATAAACAGAGAAATGAGACATTTAATCAGCAGTCTTCAAAACCATAATCATCAGCTGAAAGGTGATGTGCAGAGATATAAGAGGAAACTTCGTGAGACACAGATGGAAATAAACAAGGTATTGCTCATGCTGGTCTCATTTGACAGTTTTTTTGATATCCCACGATAACAGAAATTTAAGATGGAAACATTCAATCACAgtggttcatatatatatatatatatacacacacacacacacacgtttatgaAACAATATATAGcttgttttaaaacaacaaaagcaatcattttttaaattgttgttaaacaaaaagaaaaaaaaaaaaacttctccaaAACATTGTACTAGCTAATCTTCCATTAACTACACATCTGTTATTGCATACGTGGGCTGTTAGTGTCATGATTAAATTTTAACTAAATCTTGTTCTCTGTGTAATGCCACTCCTGTGTTTTTTCAGTTGAAGTGCCAGAGTGGAGATGCAGGTGCACTGATGTTGGAAGAAAGCGTCGGTGACGGAGGACTGGAAGTTAAGAAAGAGGAAGATGAGgaccaggaggaggaggaagagagaaggagagagctGGAAAGGCAACGGGcacgggagagagagagggaggcagagagagagagggagcgagagagagagcgggagagacaGCGGAGTGAGGAGCTGAAAAGGAAGGATTCTGACACACTGAAGATGCTTAGAGGAGAGCTCAAGTATGTTTCATCTTTCAGCCTACGTCATGATCCTCAGTGCTACTTAACTTCCTATAATAATGTCTGCTCTTTTATCAATCATGCTGAATCTAAATGGATCATAATTGATTTGAGTTGACcccaaaaatatttggacactaaGTTCTGCTTAAAAAAATCACTGCATTGCATAAACTATCAAAGCaggtgacatttattttaattaaagtgtgtgtatacagtcttcatttcaggctgcaaagcaacaaaatgtgatatttttttttttttttaaaggtggtgattattttcactgtatacacacacacactaaatataaACCTGAAGATGCAAAGCACTATCtgtgttgtattttaatgttcTCTATTTTGGGAAACTGTAATATCACATCATATTGTATAGCATTTAAGGAACTTCACATCTGATTCACCTCTCCTACACATCATTTGCATCATGTCAACAGAAAAGCTCAGGAATCTCAGAAGGAAATGAAACTACTGCTAGACATGTACAAATCAGCCCCAAAGGAGCAGCGAGATAAAGTGCAACTTATGGCCGCCGAAAAGAAGTCCAAAGCAGAAGTATGTGAACCCACTAAGATTTGCCGTGTTTCTGTGTGGCGAAAAAATTAACATGCAATTCACTCGGGGTGGTCCTTGTCTTAATGCTAACATCAACATTGTTTGGAAGTGGAAGAGTTGAGGCAGCGAGTGCGGGAACTGGAGGAGAGGGAAAGAAAGGAAAGCAAAAAGCTGGCAGATGAAGATGCTCTCCGCAAGATCCGTGTGGCAGAGGAGACGATCGAACACTTGCAGAAAAAATTGGCTGCTACTAAACAGGTGTCTAGTTGAACAAACTTATTGTCAACATTTGTGTTAGAATCAATTTAGATCAATAGCCTCTGTAGGAGATTAACTGATAGTTAAAAGCAGATGAACTGATAATGCCCATGTGGACCTTTCAGGAGGAAGAGGCCCTGCTGAGTGAAATGGATGTGACGGGACAGGCATTTGAAGACATGCAGGAGCAGAACAGCAGACTCATGCAACAGCTCAGAGAGAAAGATGATGCCAACTTCAAACTTATGAGTGAAAGAATCAAATCCAACCAGATTTACAAGCTTCTGCGGGAGGAGAAAGAGGAATTGGCAGACCAAGTGCTAACTTTCAAAACCCAggtacgcaaaaaaaaaaaaaaaaaaaaatctactagtCGGTAGGTTTTATAGCAAGTGAGCTGACTCTGGCTACACCTGAAAGCTTATGCTTACTTCTTGCCCAATCAGACagtgactttgcaggcagcgtttgtGCACAAAGGTATCTCCCAAAACTGATTGAGGACAGGCTTCTACGGCAGCCTAACGGTCTAATGATCTGCAACAAAATAGAGAAAACTTTGGTCATAACTGCTATAATACTAATTTCCTTCTagatatgaaaacaaaatttaaaaacatcaacTGTCATGGAATTGAATACACGATGGTGGGATATCATAGGCAGCAGTGTATACATCTacgctgccttcaaaaatcattcagatGATGGTATCTCAGTAGACAGGAAATGACAAGATCATAGGGGTCTcaattttttccccattatttttaacataacacGCCATCTTTACTCAAATATTTATagcatataaatacacaaaattaacCTTCAAAAATATGCTTACAAATGAAAACCAACAGAAATCAGATAAAAGTCTGCTAATTGATCACATTTAATGTACCGCCactaaaaatagttcaaatttgaaaaaaaaatctagataaacTATTTGACTAATTGGTTAATAGACAAAGCTAAAATTAATGGACCTTTTAATTTTTAGGCATAAAATCTGCacataataatgttttacaacttctgttttaaaaaaaaaatactgatgtgGTTGTCATCTGCTCTTTAACTCTCTCCCAGGTGGATGCTCAGCTGCTGGTAGTGCAGAAACTAGAAGAAAAAGAGGGTGTCCTGCAGAGCACACTGGCCACACTGGAGAAGGAGCTGGCACTGCGCACTCAAGCCCTGGAGCTCAACAAGCGCAAGGTAAAACCGGATCACAGACGCCCACCTCTGTTCTCATGTCCATGACAACCATGACTCAGCTTAGCCAACCGTTAGCATACATTTCCAGATGTGTGTTTAATGCTTGTCTTTTTGCATGATGGCTCAGGCAGTGGAGGCGGCCCAGTTGGCCGAGGACCTTAAAGTACAGCTGGAACACACTCAGACCAAGTTGAGGGAAATCCAAGCCTCAGTACTAGACAACCGCACTGCCCGTGAGAGAGAGAGCGTCAACCTCAAGAAAGCCCAGGTGCATGGGCACATATGTTGTAGAAAAGTTTTTGGATACAAATAAGTGAGAGCGATGTGTGTGAAACTCTTCTACTGTGCTGTTCTTTTCAGGAAGACTTGTCCCGACTGCGGCGTAAGCTGGAGAAACAGAAGAAAGTTGAAGTGTACACAGATGCTGATGAGATTCTGCAAGAAGAAATTAATCAGTATAAGGTCAGTCaaaatttcagacttttttttttagattgggGACATGAGTACTCTTATTCAGCAAATGGATTTAATTGATCGGCAGTGACCGTAAGACAGTataatgtttacagtttttctcagtcgctttggtacatttcccgaatcatccttgacatttgccaaacagtaagtgcatttctcaaaacaactcgtacaaatagcaaaacaccatggattacctgcaaaagccagtctcttactcaaaatccttagttcatctctcaaaaataaatatctgtgtcaatgaacatgtcagtgccatcagaatgacaagtccttgtgtcactgtgtatggataagacagtcaaattgcttagtcatgttgtcaatataacagtatactctggagggatgttctaatgtaaactatggcaaacattttggatgacagttactgtattgaacattatgccatatgcttatgtatgccatatatccatttcaaaagtacaaatttacacattactgtatgt contains:
- the LOC109069380 gene encoding E3 ubiquitin-protein ligase BRE1B-like; the encoded protein is MSKKGSMSGTGGGKRPSGGDSPPGPPEKKLKKEEKTTTTLIEPIRIGGVSSTEEMDMKVIQFKNKKLCERLEQRQALEDELREKIEKLEKRQATDDTTLLIVNRCWTQLEENIHELLQCVEPKDAPAPVQTPATPPVPDVPVPAAAPSSAPEPSAPLPAPIEGEDGLPQPPLSAEVVEEEKQQPVQEKEQTQEQEQQQQLPDSEKEPMEDGIPVPPPPPPLSESAKAFLATLDNSSEEELTLHLQDRMQFSKGAVACMVCIFDRLHTTIDELCARVQSAVCDDDSQREIIATNRTLLEEHIRLQDLAYSLQGKHHKMSLEYNELIDKVTSSETKVSEMETAVEDLQWDIEKLRKREQKLNKHLAEALEQLNTGYHATGSSGGLPGGQITLSIQKFESLNAELEQNQELANSRMAELEKLQQELQEAVRESEKLKMDLRNIPEDVLKETPEYKCLQSQFSLLYNESLSVKTQLDEARALLLTAKNAHLRQIEHMESDELSLQKKLRTEVIQLEDTLAQVRKEYEMLRIEFEQNLAANEQAGPINREMRHLISSLQNHNHQLKGDVQRYKRKLRETQMEINKLKCQSGDAGALMLEESVGDGGLEVKKEEDEDQEEEEERRRELERQRAREREREAERERERERERERQRSEELKRKDSDTLKMLRGELKKAQESQKEMKLLLDMYKSAPKEQRDKVQLMAAEKKSKAEVEELRQRVRELEERERKESKKLADEDALRKIRVAEETIEHLQKKLAATKQEEEALLSEMDVTGQAFEDMQEQNSRLMQQLREKDDANFKLMSERIKSNQIYKLLREEKEELADQVLTFKTQVDAQLLVVQKLEEKEGVLQSTLATLEKELALRTQALELNKRKAVEAAQLAEDLKVQLEHTQTKLREIQASVLDNRTARERESVNLKKAQEDLSRLRRKLEKQKKVEVYTDADEILQEEINQYKAKLRCPCCNTRDKETVLTKCFHVFCYECLKTRYDTRQRKCPKCNAAFGANDFHRIYIT